In Deltaproteobacteria bacterium, the DNA window GTTCGCCCCCGTGAAGGAAGCCAGGCTCGGGGTGGACTTCTATGTCATCCGGGATGCCAGCGGGAGCACGGTGCCAGCGAGTTTTTTCATCAACACGAACCTGAACACCCTCGGGCGTGGCTTTGCCGACTACGGGTACGGGCCGACCTCTTTCACCTATAAGCCCGCCACGTTCTACTACCTCGGCGTAGACGCCGCCGTCAATGCCGGCCCGGCGGCGCTGAGCGGGTACGCGTTCTACAACTGGGGGAAAATCGATCCCATCGGCGGCACCATCGCAGGCGACAACGTCGCCGGAACCAGTATCGATGTGAAGGCATTTGCGGTCGACCTGCGCGCCGAACTGAACGCCGGCCCCGGCAAGTTCTTCGTAGAGGGCGCCTACGTCTCCGGGTCGGGCTCGGGCGACTCGGACTTCAAGTCCCCGATCGTGGGGAACAACTACGCGCTGGCGGCTTCGTTCCCCCTCACCTCGATGGATCTGCAGATTCTTCTGCCGAACCTCGACGACATCAACGCCTCCGCCGCGCTGGCGTATGACGTGCAGAACAAGGGTCGGGGCATCATGGCGGCGGCGGCCGGATTCCGCATGAAGCTGAATGACCAGCTGGCCGCCAAGGTCGGGGCCGGCTACCTGGCGGACACCAAGAACTTCGTCGGGACAGACGGGACTACCGGCGCCACGATCAAGAAGCACAAGGCGTTCGAGCTCAACGCGAACTTGAACTACACCATCGTGAAGGGAATGGACATCGGCGTCTACGGCGCCTATGCCTTCCTGACCGACTGGGAGGATTACGGTGCGCAGGCCGTCACTGTTGCCAACGTGACCCAGGATGCGGACAACATCTACAAGGCGATGTTCCGCATGAACTACGCGTTCTAAGCTTTTAACGGAACGGTATCGGTACCAAGGAGCCCCCGGGGGAAACCCCGGGGGCTCTTTTCTTTCGGTGTCGAGAGGGAGGGCGTGCGCTATTATTGAATTGACGGATGCGGTGCAATTCCCGTAGTCTGCCAGGTTCGATCGCATTATAACGCGCAAGGAGACCTGCTTCGACGATGTTCGAGAACCTGTCGGAAACGTTCCAGGGCGTCCTCAAAAAGCTGCGCGGGCACGGGCGCATCTCCGAGGGAAACGTCGAGGGGGCGCTGAACGAGGTCCGCCTCGCGCTGCTGGAAGCCGACGTCAACTACAAGGTCGTGAAGGATTTCGTCGCGGCGGTGAAGGAGAAGGCGCTCGGGGCCGAGGTGCTCGCCTCCCTTTCGCCCGACCAGCACTTCATCAAGATCGTCCACGAAGAGATGACCCGGATGATGGGGGCGCAGGCGCAGGAGCTGGACCTCGCCCGCAAGCCGCCCGTCCCCGTGATGCTCGTGGGGCTGCAGGGGTCGGGGAAAACGACCACGTGCGGCAAACTCGCCCTGTATCTCCAGAAGAAGAAGCGGACCCCGTTCCTGGTCCCCGCCGACGTCTACCGTCCGGCGGCGATCGAGCAGCTGAAGGTCCTCGGGCGGCAGTTGGAGATCCCGGTGTTCGACTCCCGCCCCGACGCCGACCCGGTGGAGATCTGCCGCGAGGCGTTGAAATACGCCGAGCTCAACGGCTACGACACGGTCCTCATCGACACGGCGGGGCGCCTTCACATCGACGCGCCGCTGATGGAGGAGCTCTCCCGGATCAAGGCGGCGGTCGACCCGGGGGAGATTCTCCTGGTGGCCGACGCGATGACCGGGCAGGACGCCGTGAACGTGGCGAAGGCGTTCCACGAGAAGCTCACGCTCACCGGCGTGGTGCTGACGAAGGCGGACGGCGACGCCCGCGGCGGGGCGGCCCTCTCGATCCGGGCGGTGACCGGGGCCCCGGTGAAGTTCGTGGGAACAGGAGAGAAGCTCGACGCCCTCGAACCGTTCCACCCCGAGAGGATGGCCTCCCGCATCCTCGGGATGGGCGACATCCTCACCTTCGTCGAGAA includes these proteins:
- the ffh gene encoding signal recognition particle protein; translation: MFENLSETFQGVLKKLRGHGRISEGNVEGALNEVRLALLEADVNYKVVKDFVAAVKEKALGAEVLASLSPDQHFIKIVHEEMTRMMGAQAQELDLARKPPVPVMLVGLQGSGKTTTCGKLALYLQKKKRTPFLVPADVYRPAAIEQLKVLGRQLEIPVFDSRPDADPVEICREALKYAELNGYDTVLIDTAGRLHIDAPLMEELSRIKAAVDPGEILLVADAMTGQDAVNVAKAFHEKLTLTGVVLTKADGDARGGAALSIRAVTGAPVKFVGTGEKLDALEPFHPERMASRILGMGDILTFVEKAQDQVDEKQAKELERKLRKNEFTLEDFRDQLVRLKKMGSMEEILGMIPGLGAKAKTLSGMAPDETELTRVVAIIDSMTPQERRNARILNGGRRKRIATGSGTTVQDVNRLMKNFQQAEAMIRRMSKGGMRGMGRNLPFSR